The nucleotide sequence GAGATGTCCGTTAGACATTTCACTGGCCCTACAGAGATCTGGCTGGAGGCATGGATATGGGAGCCAGCACTGACGCAGTGAGGAgccaagggagggaagaaggctcCCTGGGGAGAATCTGCAGTCACACTTGCAGGCTGGGGCTTTCCTACTGCATCAGCTGGGGCCTCTGGGAGAAAGGAGTCGGGGCTGAGGTCGggccaggaagggaggggcacACCAGGAATCTGTGAAGTCCCAAAGGCTACAAGACGGTAAAGGTCTCCCCAGCACCGGTGAAACTGCCTTGGCCCCAGGGGAGAGACCGGAGGGAGGGGCGAAGGGCAGCCCGTGCAGACACTCCTTCCCTGGAGGGTGTGAAGGGAGCAGACGCCAGGGCTGCCTACCTGCAGGGGGCTGACACCCGGCCGAGAGCCCCCAGGCCACACATGCCTGTGGaacacatctgtgtgtgtgtgtgcgcgcgcgcgcgccaaGACCACGTGTGCCAAGGAGGCCAGCGCCACCTTTCCCTCTGCGGTTAGGAACGAAGAGCGGCGGCGAGCGTGGCGGGCCTCCCGGGAGAACAAgctgcagcccctccccagctgcgAGGCGTGGTAGGTGTGGCCAgccgtgcgcgcgcgcgtgtccggggggcgggggcgcgcgcCTGACCTGGCCTGGCGGGGAATGCCCACAGCGCCACGCCAAGCCCGGAGGAGGTGCGGAGCTGGGCGCAGTCGTTCGACAAGCTGATGCACAGCCCGGCGGGCCGAAGCGTGTTCCGGGAGTTCCTGCGCACCGAGTACAGCGAGGAGAACATGCTCTTCTGGCTGGCCTGCGAGGAGCTCAAGGCCGAGGCCAACCAGCACGTGGTGGATGAGAAAGCCAGGCTCATCTATGAGGACTACGTGTCCATCCTGTCCCCCAAGGAGGTGCACCGCCTTGTGGaccagggctgggggcgggggcgggggtgggggggcgcctccTGAGCCCCTGACGGTGGCATCCTGTCCCACAGGTGAGCCTGGACTCCCGAGTGCGGGAAGGCATTAACAAGAAGATGCAGGAGCCTTCGGCGCACACATTCGACGATGCGCAGCTGCAGATCTACACCCTCATGCACCGGGACTCCTACCCGCGCTTCCTCAGCTCCCCCACCTACCGTGCCCTGCTGTTCCAGGGAAGCTCCCAGTCCTCCAACGAGGCCTAGGCTGCCCACCACAGCGGCACAGACGTGGGACCCCTCTGGTGGGCACAGACTCGGTTACCGGCACCAGTGTGCGTCCGCGGATGTCCGGCACACCAGCGGGGCCCAGCACCCCTGAGGGCAGTCCCAGACAGGAGCCCCTCTCTACCCCGGGGACCTGGGACCCGGAGGTCCTGCTGAGGGGAGGCGAGAGGGCCTCTTGACAGCAGGCAGTCTCTCCCCAAAAAGCTCCCCACGGGGCTCCTGCGTGGGGAGAGGGAGACCTCCCACGGGGTCTGGTGGACCCACCGGCCTCACTTAGGCCTCCTCCCCAAGCAGCCAGGGACCTTGAGAAATGCCTTTGGTGGGCAGTAGAGCCTCTGTGTGTCTAGTTGTGACAGGAGGAGACAGACCCTCTAATTCAAGCTGTCTGCGCCCGGATCAGACCCAGAACCTCAGAACTAGGCTCAAGGCAACAGGAgccagtttcttttttatatttccattaattttaaaCCTGGAAACATGTCCTTActgtattttatcaaaaaaatgaaaaagatgttttcatatttatctcCATTCCTTCTCCATCCAAAATAGGATCTTttattgaagatatttttaaagcaaaagtctctcctttctttccacatTTGGGGGTGGGAGATTAGAGAATGAATTGCCCCAAACCCAGAGCAGGGAGCAGCGGGCTCCAAGGACACCTGGCCCCGGTGGGCAGCTGTGCTCAGCCTTGCCCTTGGGACGGTGCCATGCCCCCTGGCAAGGGCGACCCCCACAGCGTCTCGCCAAAGCTAGGGTTGGGCAAGGCATGTGCTTGCCAACCTGTTCCCTACATTTCTGGGAGGCAGAACATTTCAAACCTGCAGCAGATCCAGGAAACTGAGACTCCGGCCCAGAGTCCACCCAATCCACTCCATCGGATTGGAGCAGACGATCATGGACGGCTTGGAGACCCAGACTTAGCCTCCTGCCCACGAGCCCTGGGCCCTGAGCTACAGTGGCTGGGGAGGCTCATGGGACCCTGGATCCTCTGTGTCCTAAGGCCCCCTCCCACCTGCACATGCTTATGCTGTGCGCCCCTGCACCTGTCCCTCCTCCATGGGCACACACAGGCAGGAATCTGGGTCCCTCCTGGGATCACCAGGCCCCTCCGAAGGCCAGCGGGCTCTTCCCTCCACCTCTGTTCCACTAGGGCCAAACCTAAGTGTCACCTGATCCCAGGGAGGAGGGCCGTCCCCAGTGGTGGGGGGGGCAAGGGCGGCCCAGGTCACAGCCCAAGACCGTGCGTGGCCCACCAGAAGCAAGGGCCAGGAACAACACCATGGCAAAAAGGAACATTTAATAAtttgggggaaagaggaagaaaggtgtactgcaggcagggtggggggcagggtgcacAGCCCTCTGAGGAAGTCCAGGTAGGCACAGGGCAGGTCTCCAGAAGCTATGTCTGTCGACAGAGGACGCGGGGAAGGCCATGGCCAACGCTGGGCACGGCCCAAGGCTTCAGACATGTCAACGAGGGCTCAGCAGAACTGCAGCAGACGGGAGAGGCGTCAACCACGCAGCCTCCGTGACCCCCGCAGGGCGAGAGTCAGGGCTGGGATCTCCACCCACCTTGTCTCAAGTCCCGGGAGGCTGGCTGGGCATAGCTGTCCCCCATTTCACATCACACAGATCCCACACAGGCTGGAGACACCCGCGTCCAGAGAAGGCTCACCCACCTACCTTCCAGCGGTTTCCACACTCATTACAGACGACAAAGGTGGTCATGGGCTCATCAGAGCTGCGGGTCTGCACCTGtgagagcccccccaccccaggcccagggaTCAGTCACTCAGCAAGAGGCCCCAAGCAGCAAGTCTTCCATCAAGTGACAACTTGGGGAGGCTACCCATGCCCTCGGGTAGGGGCGGTATGGCAGCACCCAGGCCCCTGTGGGTGACCTGTGCTGAGGCTGCGCCAGTAACTCCAACCCTCCGGCCACCCCAACCCTTCTCCCGTTACCAGGGACCCCTGACATGTCCCGAGGTCCACATCAGTGTCCACCTCCACGGGCCTGAGCACAGTCCTGTGGCCACCGCCAGGCAGCCTACCCCACCCACTCCCTTGCCAGTGCAACGTTCCTCGCGGCCCCTCCGTGCTGGATGAGGCCAGCGCCCCCCAACGTTAGTGCCCAGAGCGAACCACCACCTGAGACGCTGCTTACTGGGGACCAGGGTTGCTGGCAAGGAGGAGGTCCCAAAGGTGGCCATCCCTCTCCCCGGCCCAGTCAGTACACATTCACAGCGCATGTGTCCGGACCCAAGTGCAGTCCCCGCCCCACAGAACTGGGGGCAGGTGCGGGCACCCCTCTTGCTGCCCTCAGGTCCCTGGGACCCCGGGAGGACGGCTAGCGGCAGCTCACCTGCGTGTAAGTACAGCTCTTCTTCTTGCACTTCCCACAGGTGAAGAGGTCTGTCTGCGTGCCCCCCGTGCGGGCCATCTGGTGCTCTCGGATGGCCTCCTTGGTCATCGCCTTCCGAATCTCCTTCAGCTCGTCGCTGGCCATCTCCTGGGCAAGAAGCCGTGTACTTACCCACTGCTCACAGGGGTGGCCCCCGCATCCCTCCCGCAGGACTCACCTCTGACGTCATCACAGCGATCTGCTGGGGTGTTATGGCACCGCATAACACGTTCCGCCGCAGGTCGGGGTTCTTAGCGTCCTTGAGGTTGGAGATGCGGCTCCGCACACGGTTTTTATACTTCATGTCCGTGTTCCCCACGTCCCGGAAGATACGTGCAGGTGTTTAAGGACCTATCCAGAGGCCAGTGCTTCTGCCTTCCACCCACCCCCTCGGGCCAGCCGAAGGAGGCCAGTGAGGGCCTCCTCGTGGGGGCCCTGTCGGGgtaggggctgggaggggaaggggagcccAGCAACTCAGTACCCACCCACACCGGGCACCGAGGGGAAGGGCTGCCGGGCGGGGCCGCcaccagaccccccccccccccaccgccgtgGCTAAGGCCCAGCTGCAGGTTCAAAGCCCCAGTGACCCCCGCCCCACCAGCAGGCAGAATCCATCCCTCAGCAGGTCTGGGGAGGGCCCTCCTGGTCAAGACGGGTGAGCCCACCCAACTGACCGACCACCCGGTGAGGGCACTGGGGTGGTGGCCCCCAGGGGAAGCGGGGCCCGGCTGGCCTCACAGCTCGACCAGAAAGCCCCAGATCCCAAACCCCTGCGCAAAGGATATATTCCTCAATCTGGGCCGACAGGCCCTCGCAGTCTGCACCGACGGCCGTGTGATCATCTGCAAGAAGCAGCTCTGACTAGCCGCCCCTCTGGCTCCACCACCTCCAGCCTGCCCCGCACCTGACGCCCAGGATCCGGGTGCTCTGGTGACCCCAGAgaccccctgctccccacacccGGGGTCAGCTGCAACGGCTAGGGGAGAGGGCTGTCCCCCAGGACCCTCTAAACTCAGGCCGCTGTGGGCAGGCAGAGTCCGGGCCACCCCGGAAGTCTGGGTGCGTATTAGGAGTCAGGACCCCCAGGCAGGCTGTGCAGCGCCCGCCAGGGCACTCACGGTCTGTCTGCAGGGCGGCGGTCAACAGCTCACGGCACTTGTTGCGCACGGCATCACAGGTGACCGGCACCGGGGGAAACGTGGTGATCCTCGGGGCCGATGGCATCCTGGGCAGTTCTGGCCTCTTGCGGCTGGAGAAAGACAGGCCCGCTCGGGCCACGTATACCCCCATGACACACCGGCCCCACCAGGAAAGCCAGCAATACAGCCACAATCCCCCCCATCCTGGTCGCTCTACCTTGACAGCAGCCCATGGTCCTGCCCGCCTGCAGTCCAGCCCCCCATGCCCCCATGCCCTCTGCCTAGTTGGTCAGAGGCGGTAAAGCCAACTGGGTGGGGTGTACTCCTCCGACGAGGGCACGATTGGGACCGCATCACCTGTAACGGTCTCCACCCTCCAGGAGGCCGGATGCAGGGCCACGCTGCTCAAGACCAGCTGCCATTTCAGGGAGAGGCAGATGGTGTTGGTGGCTGCCCGAGACCACGGATGGCCGTGCCCAGCGCAGATGCCCCTCGAGCCGCTGGGCACTCCCTACAAGCTACCTGACGACCAGGTTGCATCCACCAAGCCCTCTCTCCTCACAGCCCTGCATCTTGTGACCCTGTGGCCCCCAGGTTAAGTCAGTGGGAGCAGGGGCCTCCTGGAGGAAAAACAACACGTGCAGGGGGGAGCAGACGAACCCACGGTCCTGCAACCACGCTATAAATCCAGAGCTCAGCCCTTCCTGGCCCCCGGCCCCTTCTGCCCAGTGGGGTCAAACGCAAAGCAGCCTATTGGCCACAGCCCACCCCCAGAGGACCCCCAGTCTCCATGACTGCCCTCTCTGGGGTGGCAGCAGCGAGACCTCAGTGCCCCCAGAACTCGCATCATGCTGCAGGCTGGGGCACCCAAGGGAAAAAGAGTCCAGAAGCAAAGTGACACCAGGCTGAGGGGGATTGGCCAGAGTGGGCCAGTGAGAACCAGACCCAGGACGTGGATGTGCagctggggcggaggggtggcacagccccccccccccccacaggcctGTTCAGGACACGTAGCAGCTCCGTGCAGCCAGGTGGACACAGCCTCACCTCTCAGACGCTTGGGGCTAGAAAGACAGCGTCCAGAGGAGCTTTGGAAGAGAAGTGTGCAGCAAGAGGCCGACCAGGCCGGGTTCCCTGGGGAAAGTCCCTTCCAAGGAACCGAAAGGGCTGATGCCTTCGTATGACCTCAGCAGACCCAGGGCACAGGGAAACCAGCACCTTCATCTGCCGAGCACGGGGCACCCAGAGGGCAGGAGGGTGTGCACCTGCCTTCCAGATGCACGCTACCTGGGATCCTGGGCCTCAGGGGCCTCCTTCGAGGACGATGCGGGCAGAGgtccacccctcctctgctccctggctTTGGCGTCTGAAGCATCTGCGGGTGCCAGGAAAGGGGGAGGCTGgctagggagaggcagagccagaggggAGGCCCAGGCCAGGGAAGGGAGCGGATCACCACCAAGACATAGCCTTAGCCAGACCACCAGCCCTAGGCCACCAACCCGAACCCCACCGGGGCCCCTAGCTGCTGAGCCTTCCACAACTGGGGCCCTCTGTCCTCCCCGCTCAGAAGGTCCCaagacagcccccaccccctctttccTACCCCCCTCCTCAAACAGGCCACCTGTAAGGTTTCTCTGGGGTCTACCCCACTGCCCATCCAGGCAGGGAGGACTGCCATCTGCCCAAAGTGACCCTTGAGTATGGAGCCCCCCAAGTGACAGCCCCCACAGATGAAGCATGATGAGGCATGGTCATTCCTCAACTGGGCCTTGGGGGTCACAGAGAACTGCCATCCACTGAGCACGACCCCACAAGGTTCCTGAAACCCTAGCCTGTGCTGGGGACCGGCCCACGGGATAAGGAGCAGCCCCCACACCACCAGGAGAAACACACTTGTCCAACACGTGGGCTAATGGCCACGCGGGAGTAGAAGAGACCCATTTCGCAAGGGTTTGGATAGAGCCCAGGAGAGGCTGGGAaggtggggagtggaggaggggggccTCAGGGTCCCAAAGTCGGCATCTCTGCAACCCCCAGTCACCCTGTGCTGAGTGGCTgtgccccctctcctctccccttgccccccaaaccttctcccctcttcctctccccccacatcTCCTCCAGCTCCTTGCCCTCTAGCTGCCCTGACACCTCTCAGTGTGACCACCTGCCTGTGCCAGGTCCCTGCAGGGCCCCTCAGCCACCCTCAATGCAGTCCTGCTCCTATCTtgaactttcttttctccttgctcTACATGGAAcgcctctccccccagccccaagcCTTCCTGGACCTGTTCTGTCACACCCCCGCTCCCAGGTGGCCCTGGCTCAGGGACAGCACTGCCAGCACCCTACACAGTGCTGACCAGCGCTTCTCAGGGTTCCCCTTGCCCCAGCTCTCAGCCTGCTGCTGGACCCGCACCCAGGAGCTTCTTCCAGGACTTGATGAGCGACTTGGCCAGCGCGATGACCCCCTCATCAGAACTCTGCTTCCGCAGGGCGTTGACGGACATGCCGACGCGCGTAGACTGCAAGGCAAGCAGCCTGAGCTGAGGGGCAGCAGTCAGACCCTTCTCGCAGACCCTCCTAGGCTCccacagggcagggggtggggaccaGCTTGTGAGGTGGACGGCCTTTCCGAGGGTTACTGTCCCATGTGGAACCCAGGAACCTCGGCAAGGAACGGGGTGGGTTATCTTTGGATTCCCCTTTGTCTTCCTCAGCAACAAAGGCAGGGACGGTCTCTTCTGGGACAGACACCTGTGCCAACCAAGGCCCAGGGCATGGGCCAGGAAGCCCTGCCAGGTGCCCAGGAGCTGTCCCGGGCAGGAGGCACGCAGGGCCCTACCTGCAGCAGGTGCAGCGTGACGGGCATGGCCTTCAGCTCCCGCAGCAGGTCCATGGCTCCCTcctggaaggagaagggggaCCTTCATAAATGACTTCAAGGTCTTGGTGGGATGATCCCACCTCCTCCTACACACAAGGGTAGGGGGGCACAAACAGTGACAACTGGAGATCCACCTGTGGTCAGGTGCCCAGGGAGGGTCAGGACGAGAAGGAAAGCGTCTTTGTACACTCAATCCCAGCATTTTGGGTCACTGACCAAACCATGGCTACGGGAAACACCGTCAAGGACCTCAGCCCCTCTCTGGCAGCAGTGCCACACCTAGGTGCAGGTGTGGGGCCCCCGGGGTACTCACTGTCCTGTCCGGTCTCAGGACAGGTGGATTGGCAGCATACCCTGAGGTGGCCCCCCTACCCGCTCAGAGGGGGCGACCCAAGCAAGGTCAGTGTCCCCTGCTGAGGCCAAACGCTCTACTCCCACACCTACACCATATCCAGGTTCAAGTCCTGTGGCCTCGCCCTTCATCAATCCCTCCAGGTCTTGCCTGAACCCTCAGGCCAGCCACCTTTCCCACcttgccccctcccaccccacagctTTGTTTCTTCAAAGCTCTCTCCCATGCCAATGCCATGCCCAAATGGGCCATTCTCTCCACTCGAGGCTCAGCTTAATGTTCAAGTGTGCCAAGTTGcttgccccagggcctttgcacctgctgcccCCGCTGCCATAGAAATACCTCCCAAATAGCTACAGGTTTGTACTCTCCCGCCTTCAAAAGTTTGTTCAGATGA is from Panthera uncia isolate 11264 chromosome A3 unlocalized genomic scaffold, Puncia_PCG_1.0 HiC_scaffold_11, whole genome shotgun sequence and encodes:
- the RGS19 gene encoding regulator of G-protein signaling 19 isoform X1 — its product is MPTPHETEKQHIGPEEADQPPSMSSHDAAPPAAPSRNPCCLCWCCCCGCSWNEERRRAWRASRENKLQPLPSCEACATPSPEEVRSWAQSFDKLMHSPAGRSVFREFLRTEYSEENMLFWLACEELKAEANQHVVDEKARLIYEDYVSILSPKEVSLDSRVREGINKKMQEPSAHTFDDAQLQIYTLMHRDSYPRFLSSPTYRALLFQGSSQSSNEA
- the TCEA2 gene encoding transcription elongation factor A protein 2; translated protein: MMGKEEEIARIARRLDKMVTKKSAEGAMDLLRELKAMPVTLHLLQSTRVGMSVNALRKQSSDEGVIALAKSLIKSWKKLLDASDAKAREQRRGGPLPASSSKEAPEAQDPSRKRPELPRMPSAPRITTFPPVPVTCDAVRNKCRELLTAALQTDHDHTAVGADCEGLSAQIEECIFRDVGNTDMKYKNRVRSRISNLKDAKNPDLRRNVLCGAITPQQIAVMTSEEMASDELKEIRKAMTKEAIREHQMARTGGTQTDLFTCGKCKKKSCTYTQVQTRSSDEPMTTFVVCNECGNRWKFC
- the RGS19 gene encoding regulator of G-protein signaling 19 isoform X2, giving the protein MHIGPEEADQPPSMSSHDAAPPAAPSRNPCCLCWCCCCGCSWNEERRRAWRASRENKLQPLPSCEACATPSPEEVRSWAQSFDKLMHSPAGRSVFREFLRTEYSEENMLFWLACEELKAEANQHVVDEKARLIYEDYVSILSPKEVSLDSRVREGINKKMQEPSAHTFDDAQLQIYTLMHRDSYPRFLSSPTYRALLFQGSSQSSNEA
- the RGS19 gene encoding regulator of G-protein signaling 19 isoform X4, with the protein product MSSHDAAPPAAPSRNPCCLCWCCCCGCSWNEERRRAWRASRENKLQPLPSCEACATPSPEEVRSWAQSFDKLMHSPAGRSVFREFLRTEYSEENMLFWLACEELKAEANQHVVDEKARLIYEDYVSILSPKEVSLDSRVREGINKKMQEPSAHTFDDAQLQIYTLMHRDSYPRFLSSPTYRALLFQGSSQSSNEA
- the RGS19 gene encoding regulator of G-protein signaling 19 isoform X3, producing MPTPHETEKQHIGPEEADQPPSMSSHDAAPPAAPSRNPCCLCWCCCCGCSCATPSPEEVRSWAQSFDKLMHSPAGRSVFREFLRTEYSEENMLFWLACEELKAEANQHVVDEKARLIYEDYVSILSPKEVSLDSRVREGINKKMQEPSAHTFDDAQLQIYTLMHRDSYPRFLSSPTYRALLFQGSSQSSNEA